A region of Brevinema andersonii DNA encodes the following proteins:
- a CDS encoding valine--tRNA ligase, whose protein sequence is MPSLPDYNPNDFEQNMALEDVQTERFRSERNAFKKPYTIVMPPPNVTGMLHMGHILNNTIQDVLIRYKRMDGFEACWIPGLDHASIATETKVTRWLAGQNIDKKTIGRERFLEYAMQWKDEYGGIINDQLKRLGISCDWNRERFTMDEQYSHDVLQSFVDLYNEGFIYKGKRIVNWCPVSKSAISDEEVEHIEERGYLWYFAYPIKDSNETITIATTRPETMFGDVAIMVHPKDKRYQHLIGKRAVLPFVGRELPVIGDEYVDPEFGTGAVKVTPAHDPNDYEVGLRHGLEMPVIMTEEAKMSSDVPESYRGLDRFEARQAVVAGIKHLGLLKKIEEHTHKVGYSQRGHVPIEPMLSEQWFMSMKNLATPAKTAVENGSIEFYPAHWKKTYFYWLDNIKDWCISRQLWWGHRIPVFTCANGHQYADTTVMISCPKCGAAMSQDESVLDTWASSWLWSYAVHLNEEDKNYYHPTNTLVTGPDIIFFWVARMIMAAGHFRHEIPFKNVYFTGIIRDDAGRKMSKSLGNSPDPLDIMKEYGADALRYTMIRLAPLGNDILYSSEKVELGKHFANKIWNAARFALINKPEKSQIDRDLNIIEAIENNSLYEILFGTTAPYFLLDKDDFDKSILFRLNETIHKVRDHFDKFRFNEAAKDIYEFVWNDFCDRYIESLKFSFNQDDSSIHESKWIIMMVVFSRILKLLHPIMPFLTEKLYREVFGKQNLAFSQYPVYDPLLEEFSDENARMKRLEQALYMVRELRAESSIPPRVRPSCVIAADDVLAPFFAENASVFCQLAKLSSLEIASLNRTARPGEAVRSEFDFQVFLDLGGVIDKDKEKERLAKEMSRLEKAARSVEGKLANQQFLSKAPASVVEKEKEKLAEILSELEKTRSAHTMWD, encoded by the coding sequence GTGCCATCATTGCCCGACTACAATCCCAACGATTTTGAACAAAATATGGCGCTTGAAGATGTTCAAACTGAACGTTTCCGCTCGGAGCGTAACGCGTTCAAGAAGCCTTATACGATTGTGATGCCGCCACCTAATGTTACGGGTATGCTGCATATGGGGCATATTCTCAACAACACGATCCAAGATGTCCTCATTCGCTACAAACGTATGGATGGCTTTGAAGCGTGCTGGATACCAGGTTTGGATCATGCGTCGATTGCTACTGAAACTAAAGTTACACGTTGGCTTGCTGGTCAAAATATCGATAAAAAAACAATAGGACGTGAACGTTTTTTAGAATATGCGATGCAGTGGAAGGACGAATACGGAGGCATTATCAACGATCAACTGAAACGGCTGGGTATATCATGCGATTGGAATCGTGAACGCTTCACGATGGATGAACAATATTCTCATGATGTGCTCCAAAGCTTTGTGGATCTTTATAATGAGGGTTTTATTTACAAAGGCAAACGAATAGTCAATTGGTGTCCGGTATCGAAGTCGGCGATTTCCGATGAAGAAGTAGAACATATCGAAGAACGCGGTTATTTATGGTATTTTGCTTATCCTATTAAAGATTCAAATGAAACAATCACTATTGCAACAACCCGTCCTGAGACGATGTTTGGGGATGTTGCAATTATGGTGCATCCCAAAGACAAGCGTTATCAACATTTAATTGGAAAGAGGGCAGTGTTACCGTTTGTGGGACGTGAGCTGCCTGTTATTGGCGACGAGTATGTTGATCCTGAATTTGGAACTGGTGCGGTTAAAGTTACTCCTGCCCATGATCCGAACGACTATGAAGTCGGGCTTCGGCACGGGCTGGAAATGCCTGTTATCATGACCGAAGAAGCAAAAATGAGTTCTGATGTTCCCGAGTCATACCGTGGACTTGACCGTTTTGAAGCTCGTCAAGCCGTGGTTGCGGGTATAAAACACCTTGGGCTTCTCAAAAAAATCGAAGAACATACTCACAAGGTTGGTTATTCTCAGCGCGGGCATGTGCCTATTGAGCCGATGTTGTCGGAACAATGGTTTATGTCAATGAAGAATCTTGCTACACCAGCAAAAACTGCTGTTGAGAATGGTTCTATAGAATTTTATCCTGCGCATTGGAAAAAAACTTATTTTTACTGGCTCGATAATATTAAAGATTGGTGCATTTCACGACAACTTTGGTGGGGACATCGGATTCCCGTGTTTACATGCGCAAACGGGCATCAATATGCGGATACAACAGTCATGATTTCTTGTCCCAAGTGCGGTGCTGCAATGTCTCAGGACGAATCTGTACTGGATACATGGGCTAGTTCATGGCTTTGGTCATATGCGGTGCATCTGAATGAAGAAGATAAAAATTACTATCACCCTACAAATACGTTGGTTACGGGTCCGGATATTATATTTTTCTGGGTAGCGCGCATGATTATGGCAGCTGGGCATTTTCGGCATGAAATTCCATTTAAGAATGTTTATTTCACTGGGATTATTCGTGACGATGCTGGCCGCAAGATGAGCAAATCACTAGGCAACTCTCCTGATCCATTGGATATCATGAAAGAATATGGAGCTGATGCGTTGCGTTATACAATGATTCGACTGGCGCCGCTAGGAAATGATATTTTGTATTCTTCCGAAAAGGTCGAACTCGGCAAGCACTTTGCTAACAAAATCTGGAATGCAGCCCGGTTTGCACTGATCAACAAACCTGAAAAATCTCAAATAGATAGAGATCTTAATATAATAGAAGCTATTGAAAACAATTCTCTTTATGAGATATTGTTTGGGACAACAGCTCCTTATTTTCTGCTTGATAAAGACGATTTTGATAAAAGTATACTCTTCAGGCTGAACGAAACTATCCATAAAGTTCGGGATCATTTTGATAAGTTTCGTTTCAACGAAGCAGCAAAAGATATTTATGAATTTGTTTGGAACGATTTTTGCGACCGTTACATCGAGAGCTTAAAGTTTTCATTCAATCAGGATGATTCTTCCATCCATGAAAGCAAATGGATTATTATGATGGTTGTTTTTTCTAGAATATTAAAACTTCTACATCCGATTATGCCTTTTCTTACTGAAAAATTGTATCGTGAAGTTTTTGGAAAACAAAATTTGGCGTTCAGTCAATATCCTGTTTATGATCCTCTTTTGGAGGAATTTTCTGATGAAAATGCCCGTATGAAGCGCCTTGAACAAGCTTTATATATGGTGCGCGAGTTGCGTGCTGAAAGTTCTATTCCTCCAAGAGTGCGACCTTCATGCGTTATTGCTGCAGATGATGTTTTAGCTCCGTTTTTTGCGGAAAATGCTTCTGTTTTCTGCCAGCTAGCGAAATTATCTTCCCTAGAAATTGCTTCCTTAAATCGTACGGCCCGGCCTGGTGAAGCTGTGCGATCCGAATTTGATTTTCAGGTATTTCTGGACTTGGGTGGCGTGATTGATAAGGACAAAGAAAAAGAGCGTCTTGCAAAAGAAATGTCCCGTCTCGAAAAAGCTGCCCGTTCGGTTGAAGGCAAGCTGGCAAATCAGCAGTTTCTATCGAAAGCTCCAGCTTCTGTTGTTGAGAAAGAAAAAGAAAAACTTGCAGAAATCCTCAGCGAGCTCGAAAAAACTCGGTCCGCACATACAATGTGGGATTAA
- a CDS encoding M3 family oligoendopeptidase has product MKLPIRKEHYFLEALDVEDISNLKRWTDELEKFPLDSPEQITIFLEKVDELAHKIADFGAEIYIAMTCNTADKSLASQYSVFQANIVAYYAQKDFNFKSKFLDSPACKEWVQQYGSIGALLHMILKKDHDIFREENIPLAVRESELGVEYRTISGGMTVDFRGEEKTLPEMGVFLKDKDRNIREQAWKIRSEKMMGHKQQLNILFDRLYALRQEIARNAGFSNYRDYVHIAKGRFSYSVDDVFAFHDAIEHEMLPLIKEFNNRRKQILDLDTLRPWDMAVPLDGKVLKPVANPADLAPKGVEILTQVDPEFGQNFQNMNDSDLLDLLNRKNKAPGGYSYPLYKYGASFIFMNAVGLHSDLTTLVHEAGHAMHEFARANHPYTSFLELPMESAELASMSMEMLTMPHWNICYTDPADFRKAQKDQLEDALRFFPWCMTVDAFQQEIYTQNADAQAREEIFIRLSDRFSASTGVDWSGLEEFRKIQWMFQLHIFEVPFYYIEYGIAQLGALALYRFFRCSPKQAVQAYKDFLNAGTKKSLTDIYKTAGIELNFSREYVREIVDFVHEELLALS; this is encoded by the coding sequence ATGAAATTACCAATCCGTAAAGAACATTATTTCTTGGAAGCTCTGGATGTTGAAGATATTTCCAATCTCAAGCGTTGGACGGATGAGTTAGAAAAATTTCCTCTCGATTCGCCTGAGCAAATAACGATTTTTCTGGAAAAAGTTGATGAACTTGCGCATAAAATTGCTGATTTCGGTGCTGAAATATACATAGCGATGACGTGCAATACTGCCGACAAGTCATTAGCCTCTCAATATTCTGTTTTTCAGGCGAACATAGTTGCTTATTATGCACAGAAAGATTTTAATTTTAAGTCGAAATTTCTTGATTCTCCTGCCTGTAAGGAATGGGTGCAACAGTATGGCAGTATAGGAGCTTTGCTGCATATGATTCTTAAGAAAGATCACGATATTTTCCGCGAAGAAAATATTCCGCTTGCTGTGCGTGAATCCGAATTAGGTGTTGAATACCGAACCATTAGCGGGGGAATGACTGTCGATTTCCGCGGTGAAGAAAAAACTTTACCGGAAATGGGAGTTTTTCTCAAAGACAAGGATAGAAATATCCGCGAACAGGCATGGAAGATTCGTTCCGAAAAAATGATGGGGCACAAGCAGCAATTAAATATACTTTTTGACCGTTTGTATGCTTTGCGTCAGGAAATTGCTCGAAATGCTGGGTTTTCCAATTACCGTGATTATGTCCATATTGCGAAAGGCCGTTTTTCCTATAGTGTAGATGATGTTTTTGCATTTCACGATGCGATAGAGCATGAAATGTTGCCTCTTATTAAGGAGTTTAACAATCGTAGAAAACAAATACTTGATCTTGATACACTTAGACCTTGGGATATGGCGGTTCCGTTGGATGGAAAAGTACTTAAACCGGTTGCTAATCCTGCAGATTTAGCTCCGAAAGGTGTGGAAATTCTCACGCAAGTTGATCCCGAATTCGGTCAAAATTTCCAAAATATGAACGATTCAGATCTGCTTGATCTTCTCAATCGCAAAAATAAAGCTCCTGGTGGTTATAGTTATCCGCTTTACAAGTACGGAGCATCATTTATTTTTATGAATGCGGTCGGTCTCCACAGTGATCTCACTACGCTTGTCCACGAAGCTGGTCATGCTATGCATGAGTTTGCGCGTGCGAATCATCCTTACACTAGTTTTCTCGAGCTGCCTATGGAATCTGCTGAACTCGCGTCAATGAGCATGGAAATGCTTACTATGCCTCATTGGAATATTTGTTATACGGATCCTGCGGATTTTAGAAAGGCCCAAAAGGATCAACTAGAAGATGCATTGAGATTTTTTCCTTGGTGCATGACAGTTGATGCGTTTCAGCAGGAAATATACACTCAAAATGCAGATGCTCAGGCGCGTGAGGAAATTTTTATTCGCTTGTCTGACCGGTTTTCAGCAAGTACCGGTGTTGATTGGTCTGGGTTGGAAGAATTCCGCAAAATTCAATGGATGTTCCAATTGCATATTTTTGAAGTACCTTTCTACTATATTGAGTATGGTATTGCACAACTTGGTGCGTTGGCGTTATATCGTTTTTTCCGGTGCAGCCCGAAACAAGCAGTACAAGCTTATAAAGATTTTCTCAATGCAGGCACAAAAAAATCTTTGACTGATATCTATAAAACAGCAGGTATTGAGTTGAATTTTTCCCGGGAATATGTCCGCGAAATTGTCGACTTTGTTCATGAAGAGCTATTAGCACTTTCCTAA
- a CDS encoding MBL fold metallo-hydrolase, with the protein MIYKHQNGNFSENTWIFVNDNTNEAIIVDPGSDMLQVFKILNGKNVTDIFITHGHIDHILGLAETKNKYPNARIVAHELANETLPDPHKNLSYLWGYPITAPKPDYTFSKQGTQIEAAGQKWNLFHTPGHAYDHAVFLGEDGTLFGGDVLFQDGGIGRVDFEGSSPSDMSESLKFVLNFDPKTVVHPGHGDTFLIEDAKPFFNF; encoded by the coding sequence ATGATTTACAAGCATCAAAATGGAAATTTTTCAGAAAACACATGGATTTTTGTCAACGACAATACCAATGAAGCAATTATCGTTGACCCTGGTAGTGACATGCTTCAAGTATTCAAGATACTCAATGGCAAAAATGTAACGGATATTTTCATTACACACGGCCACATCGATCATATTTTAGGTCTTGCCGAAACAAAAAATAAATATCCAAATGCACGAATTGTTGCACACGAGCTAGCCAATGAAACTCTTCCTGATCCTCATAAAAATTTATCTTATCTCTGGGGATACCCTATTACGGCACCTAAACCCGATTATACTTTCTCAAAGCAAGGAACACAAATTGAGGCTGCAGGCCAGAAATGGAATTTGTTCCATACGCCGGGGCATGCTTACGATCATGCTGTTTTTCTGGGTGAAGACGGCACATTATTTGGAGGTGATGTTCTTTTTCAGGACGGAGGTATAGGACGTGTCGATTTTGAAGGATCCTCTCCATCAGATATGAGCGAAAGCTTAAAATTCGTCCTCAATTTTGATCCTAAAACTGTCGTACATCCCGGACATGGTGATACCTTCTTGATTGAAGATGCAAAACCATTTTTTAATTTTTAG
- a CDS encoding flagellar basal body-associated FliL family protein, which produces MPTDDEIFEDGLDEETRPTSPVAKLLEKVLTYLIPILISVILSVIIMFVVFKGGASKERNEDIITVQLQPKPAPLSYYDVGEFKINTADIDASYFVRVALSLGYNPNNKQLQQELTDRGTQIRDIILSLLNSKEKNQIDEFLEKEQLKEEIRRTINNILINGEVEAVYYTEFTVS; this is translated from the coding sequence ATGCCGACAGATGACGAAATTTTTGAAGACGGTCTTGATGAGGAGACCCGTCCTACCAGTCCTGTTGCTAAACTGCTTGAAAAAGTATTAACTTATCTTATTCCTATATTAATTTCCGTGATTTTGTCGGTAATTATTATGTTTGTCGTATTCAAAGGGGGAGCTTCCAAAGAACGCAATGAAGATATTATAACTGTCCAACTTCAGCCAAAACCTGCACCATTATCATATTATGATGTGGGTGAATTCAAAATTAATACTGCTGATATTGATGCTAGTTATTTTGTACGGGTTGCATTATCGCTAGGCTACAATCCCAACAATAAACAGCTTCAGCAGGAGCTTACGGACAGAGGTACACAGATTAGGGACATTATCCTTAGTCTTTTGAACTCTAAAGAAAAAAATCAAATCGATGAGTTTTTAGAAAAAGAACAGCTTAAAGAAGAAATTCGGCGGACTATCAATAATATTCTGATAAACGGCGAAGTTGAAGCAGTATACTATACAGAGTTCACTGTTTCTTAA
- the fliM gene encoding flagellar motor switch protein FliM, whose amino-acid sequence MTEILSQDEIDALLTAVSGAPVPHDEVQNETTTKSYNNRKRLKVYDFRRPDKFSKDQVRTLQMIHETFARLTTTSLAAQLRSLVQVHVVSVDQLTYEEFTRSIPSPTTLGIVNMDPLKGSAVIEVDPAITFSIIDRLFGGKGETLKQNRELTDIEMSVIEGILVRLLGNLREAWANMMDLRPRLGNIETNPQFVGIVPPNSMVILTTFDTKIGEVEGMINFCIPYITIEPIINKLSAQYWYSAINRGVTAEHINFIKQQLNDIRLTVIAQLAETTLSFSEVSMLKEGDVIRFDNSVSSDVDIFIGRNVKFKGKPGLFGSRRAVQIHEILETFNEEDLHDLLMDSEDN is encoded by the coding sequence ATGACAGAAATTTTGTCTCAGGATGAAATCGACGCTCTGCTTACGGCGGTTTCCGGGGCACCTGTTCCTCATGATGAGGTTCAAAACGAAACCACTACGAAATCATATAACAACAGAAAGCGTTTAAAAGTATATGATTTTCGGCGGCCTGACAAGTTTTCGAAAGACCAAGTTCGCACCCTTCAAATGATCCACGAAACATTTGCTCGCTTGACAACTACATCTTTGGCAGCACAGCTTCGTTCACTAGTACAGGTGCATGTTGTTTCAGTGGACCAGCTCACTTATGAAGAATTTACTCGTTCGATACCCTCGCCTACAACTTTAGGTATTGTAAATATGGATCCGTTGAAAGGTTCTGCTGTGATCGAGGTAGATCCTGCTATTACTTTTTCTATCATTGACCGATTATTTGGTGGTAAGGGAGAAACACTCAAGCAAAATCGAGAATTGACGGATATCGAAATGTCTGTTATTGAAGGTATTTTAGTGAGACTTTTAGGAAATCTTCGGGAAGCTTGGGCAAATATGATGGATCTACGCCCGCGCTTAGGTAACATCGAAACAAATCCGCAGTTCGTAGGGATTGTTCCACCCAACAGTATGGTGATTTTAACAACTTTCGATACCAAAATTGGCGAAGTAGAGGGAATGATTAATTTTTGTATACCGTATATTACGATCGAACCAATTATTAATAAGCTTTCTGCTCAATATTGGTACTCTGCAATCAACCGAGGTGTAACAGCGGAACATATTAATTTTATTAAACAACAATTGAATGATATCCGTTTGACAGTTATTGCTCAGTTGGCTGAAACAACGTTATCTTTTTCTGAAGTAAGTATGCTGAAAGAAGGCGATGTGATTCGTTTTGATAATAGTGTAAGCTCTGATGTAGATATTTTTATCGGTAGAAATGTTAAATTTAAAGGAAAACCAGGACTTTTTGGATCACGCCGTGCTGTGCAAATTCATGAAATCTTAGAAACCTTTAATGAAGAAGATCTTCATGATCTTCTAATGGATTCAGAAGATAACTGA
- a CDS encoding flagellar biosynthesis anti-sigma factor FlgM, translating into MEIRGISGVTPPEKPNSLKTDQAPSSIKRSNNDDILKVSDEARFLEDEAFIREILAKTPDIDEVRIKEVKERLENGYYDKQETINTLTEKLLKALGL; encoded by the coding sequence ATGGAAATCAGAGGCATTAGCGGTGTTACTCCCCCCGAAAAACCAAATTCTCTCAAGACAGATCAAGCTCCTTCTTCTATAAAAAGATCAAATAATGATGATATACTGAAAGTATCTGATGAAGCACGCTTTCTAGAAGATGAAGCATTTATCAGAGAAATTTTAGCTAAAACTCCAGATATAGATGAAGTGAGAATTAAAGAAGTCAAAGAACGCTTAGAAAATGGATACTACGACAAACAAGAAACTATCAATACATTAACAGAAAAATTACTTAAAGCATTGGGGTTATAA
- the rsmI gene encoding 16S rRNA (cytidine(1402)-2'-O)-methyltransferase, protein MKAQLFVVGTPIGNLEDITLRAIRTLQEVPIIACENIPRTCILLSHLGIKNKKLLECSPANEVNSAKGIINFLQQGKNIALVSDAGSPCISDPGLKVVQEVSVAGYDVIPIPGPSALSTMLSVAGISGDIIVFLGFLSKKEAQIQKILVQYAKKNTIIVIFISCHRIKKFLKMLKDLQISAEISLGKELTKIYEHIYRGTPEEVEAQLSEKEKGEFVATIKLDGEIILPEAIKPFSKKEKRKLKNIQKI, encoded by the coding sequence ATGAAAGCACAGCTGTTTGTTGTGGGCACACCTATCGGTAACCTTGAAGATATAACATTAAGAGCTATACGCACTCTGCAAGAAGTACCCATTATTGCTTGCGAAAATATACCCCGTACCTGTATTTTATTAAGCCATTTAGGTATAAAAAACAAAAAATTATTAGAATGCTCGCCGGCAAATGAAGTGAATTCTGCAAAAGGAATAATAAATTTCCTGCAACAAGGAAAAAATATTGCATTAGTGAGCGATGCGGGCAGCCCGTGTATTTCGGATCCTGGGTTAAAAGTAGTTCAAGAAGTCAGCGTTGCTGGGTATGATGTCATTCCAATTCCTGGTCCGTCAGCACTAAGTACTATGCTTTCTGTTGCAGGAATAAGCGGTGATATTATTGTTTTTTTAGGGTTTCTATCAAAAAAAGAGGCTCAAATACAAAAAATATTAGTACAATATGCAAAAAAGAATACGATTATTGTAATTTTTATATCCTGCCACAGGATAAAAAAATTCTTAAAAATGCTCAAGGATTTACAAATTTCTGCCGAAATTAGTTTAGGGAAGGAACTCACAAAAATATATGAACATATTTACAGAGGAACTCCCGAAGAAGTCGAAGCACAATTGAGTGAAAAAGAAAAAGGTGAATTTGTTGCTACGATCAAGCTTGATGGAGAAATTATTCTTCCAGAAGCAATTAAACCTTTTTCAAAAAAAGAAAAAAGAAAACTAAAAAATATACAGAAGATTTAA
- a CDS encoding metal ABC transporter permease, with product MLWQFSFFRYAVGISFVLSILFALISFIIVVRKLSFLAVGTEHAAFGGVGLAKFLGWNVFPVTLGFSMLLTVLAGLSSKKSHLTPETNTSLLFSAAMAFGTMLFSLNRGSGFNLMGFLFGDIIGITHTDLITAVILTSIVIFIIVPAFGKIIYLSFDRQGAIVAGANSDLWDTLVYAALSASIVLGIKLVGVLLVAAMTVLPAAFALLWKKNTIRTLMIAFCFTLFSMLTGVLLSFVWDIAPGSLIVAVAVVIYFAACQLVRQ from the coding sequence ATGTTGTGGCAATTTTCTTTTTTTCGCTATGCTGTTGGAATTTCCTTTGTTTTGTCGATACTTTTTGCATTGATATCATTTATCATTGTTGTTAGAAAATTGTCATTTCTTGCTGTTGGCACTGAACATGCGGCATTTGGAGGTGTCGGGCTGGCAAAGTTTTTGGGTTGGAATGTTTTTCCCGTAACACTTGGATTTTCAATGTTGTTAACAGTTTTAGCGGGGCTGAGCTCCAAAAAAAGTCATCTCACACCCGAAACAAATACCAGTCTTTTATTTTCTGCGGCCATGGCTTTCGGTACTATGCTTTTTTCACTCAACCGCGGTTCGGGGTTTAACTTAATGGGTTTTTTGTTTGGCGACATCATCGGAATCACCCATACTGATCTTATAACTGCAGTTATTCTAACATCTATTGTTATTTTTATTATTGTGCCAGCTTTTGGTAAAATTATTTATCTTAGCTTTGACCGACAGGGAGCTATTGTAGCAGGAGCCAACTCCGATCTTTGGGATACACTGGTTTATGCAGCTTTGTCTGCTAGTATTGTTTTAGGAATAAAGCTTGTAGGAGTACTTCTTGTTGCTGCTATGACTGTTTTGCCCGCTGCTTTTGCGTTGCTTTGGAAAAAAAATACCATCCGAACTCTTATGATTGCGTTCTGTTTTACTTTATTTTCTATGCTTACTGGTGTTTTGTTGTCGTTTGTATGGGATATAGCGCCGGGTTCGCTGATTGTTGCTGTTGCTGTTGTAATTTATTTTGCAGCCTGTCAATTAGTACGTCAATAA
- a CDS encoding sodium:calcium antiporter has product MDNFLYKIFTSDFFTSLVKFVAIIGMLFFMTFVFLWNNFFAVLIGVAITALVIFYVGERLVFYAGRLSESTGLSGAWIGFLIVAIITSIPEIVSTFTAVTHGQLGLATGGIFGSSAANISILAFVFLILRKQKIILSQASFFAMIASLIMLTLVSFIIFFHKTYDVLLNKWMVAAVIFLVYCLLMYISFSLDPDDNQKTGVELKNTLLNFVFYSISLIFLSWILVILCEQLSRIKLPYLGYTLGAHFVGTLILAVATSVPELVTAFQMVKKNMNDMALGNIFGSNVFNLMVFGAASLAGDYFFWQGVPFDVIYTIFTIYAVSLITAVLNFMKKGWVVYSIYVLVLILWIGSLLFVF; this is encoded by the coding sequence ATGGACAATTTTTTGTATAAAATTTTTACCTCTGATTTTTTTACTTCTTTGGTTAAATTTGTAGCCATCATTGGAATGTTGTTCTTTATGACTTTCGTGTTTTTATGGAATAATTTTTTTGCTGTCTTGATTGGTGTTGCTATTACTGCACTTGTTATATTTTATGTAGGTGAGAGACTTGTTTTTTATGCCGGGCGTCTTTCTGAAAGTACTGGCTTATCGGGAGCTTGGATCGGATTTTTAATTGTTGCTATTATTACATCAATTCCTGAAATAGTCAGTACTTTTACCGCTGTGACCCATGGGCAGTTAGGCCTTGCAACCGGAGGTATCTTTGGTTCCAGCGCTGCTAATATCTCCATTTTGGCTTTTGTTTTCCTTATTCTTCGAAAACAAAAAATAATCCTCTCTCAAGCTTCTTTTTTTGCGATGATCGCTAGTTTGATTATGCTGACATTGGTAAGCTTTATCATTTTTTTCCATAAAACATATGACGTTCTTCTCAATAAATGGATGGTTGCTGCGGTTATATTTTTAGTGTACTGTCTTCTTATGTATATTAGTTTCAGCCTTGACCCTGATGACAATCAAAAAACCGGAGTAGAACTTAAAAATACGTTGCTTAATTTTGTATTTTATTCAATTAGTTTAATTTTTTTGTCGTGGATCCTAGTAATTTTGTGCGAGCAGCTTTCACGTATTAAGCTGCCGTATCTTGGATATACTTTAGGGGCTCATTTTGTTGGAACGCTTATACTGGCAGTTGCAACATCCGTACCAGAGCTGGTGACTGCATTTCAAATGGTCAAAAAGAATATGAACGATATGGCTTTGGGAAATATTTTTGGCAGTAATGTTTTTAATTTGATGGTGTTTGGAGCAGCTTCGTTAGCTGGGGATTACTTTTTTTGGCAGGGAGTACCTTTTGATGTTATTTATACGATTTTTACGATATATGCAGTTAGTTTAATAACGGCCGTGCTGAATTTTATGAAAAAAGGTTGGGTTGTGTACAGTATCTATGTTTTAGTGCTGATACTTTGGATTGGATCATTATTGTTTGTTTTTTAG
- a CDS encoding bifunctional 5,10-methylenetetrahydrofolate dehydrogenase/5,10-methenyltetrahydrofolate cyclohydrolase, whose product MILDGKKIAEKKKHQIIGILADKNLTPGLATVLVGSDRASYSYVAAKIKACSEVGFYSHPVFLSEKISEVELLHCIEQLNINPKIHGILVQLPLPGHISEKNILSAILPEKDVDCFHPLNLGRLFAGVSEFSPCTPKGILTLLKSMDISLESQNALVIGKSNIVGKPAAFLLLQHDMTVSIAHKKTKNLKQLCREADIIVSAAGCPNLITADMIRDGVIIIDVGINRVPDSHNPKKYRIQGDADFAGIASKCKAITPVPGGIGPMTIVSLLENTLYLAERAL is encoded by the coding sequence TTGATATTAGACGGAAAAAAAATTGCAGAAAAAAAGAAACATCAAATTATAGGTATCCTGGCCGATAAAAATTTAACTCCGGGTTTGGCAACAGTGCTCGTAGGTTCGGATAGGGCTTCATACAGTTATGTTGCCGCTAAAATTAAAGCATGCAGCGAAGTGGGTTTTTATTCGCATCCTGTTTTTCTGAGCGAAAAAATTTCTGAAGTTGAACTGCTACATTGCATAGAGCAGTTAAATATAAATCCCAAAATTCATGGTATTTTGGTGCAGCTACCGTTGCCGGGACACATCTCCGAAAAAAATATTCTTTCTGCGATTTTACCAGAAAAAGATGTTGATTGTTTTCATCCGTTGAATCTAGGGCGTTTATTTGCTGGTGTTTCCGAATTTTCGCCCTGCACACCTAAAGGAATTTTAACGTTGCTGAAGAGCATGGATATTTCATTGGAATCGCAAAATGCACTGGTTATTGGGAAAAGTAATATCGTCGGCAAGCCGGCAGCTTTTTTGCTGCTTCAACATGATATGACAGTAAGTATTGCTCATAAAAAAACCAAGAATCTAAAACAATTATGCCGCGAAGCAGATATTATTGTATCTGCTGCAGGTTGTCCCAATCTCATAACTGCTGATATGATCAGAGATGGTGTTATTATCATTGATGTTGGCATTAACAGAGTGCCCGATTCCCATAACCCCAAAAAATATCGTATACAAGGTGATGCTGATTTTGCTGGAATTGCCTCAAAGTGCAAGGCTATTACTCCAGTACCGGGTGGTATTGGGCCGATGACTATTGTTTCGCTATTGGAAAATACGCTTTATCTTGCGGAACGGGCTTTATAA